One Portunus trituberculatus isolate SZX2019 chromosome 43, ASM1759143v1, whole genome shotgun sequence DNA segment encodes these proteins:
- the LOC123518151 gene encoding uncharacterized protein LOC123518151, translating to MHQVARQAVQAFTITFHTASSSSIKDLQTIPALKSNNTCASDSQFSYGGVNGIPKQRMYDDINDYSNGEDEFVQLCGINECLEKNVGCEPLCANTPVILLPVPARIKTRQEVQL from the exons ATGCACCAAGTGGCAAGACAAGcagtgcaagccttcaccatAACCTTCCACACTGCCtcatcttcgtctattaaag ACCTGCAGACCATTCCCGCACTGAAGAGCAACAACACATGTGCCTCAGACAGTCAGTTCTCCTACGGCGGTGTCAATGGCATCCCGAAGCAGCGCATGTATGATGACATCAATGACTACAGtaacggagag GATGAGTTTGTGCAGTTATGTGGCATTAACGAGTGCCTGGAGAAGAATGTCGGGTGTGAGCCCCTGTGCGCCAACACTCCAGTCATACTACTGCCAGTGCCGGCCAGGATAAAGACTCGTCAGGAAGTTCAACTGTGA
- the LOC123518150 gene encoding uncharacterized protein LOC123518150, translating to MQPIFVPEPNMNTWINIEKDFNSKWNFPNCIGAINGKHVNIRAPPNSGSQFFNYKKIFSVVILALVDANYKFTIIDTGSYGKNSDGAIFNHSLMGKRLMNNSLGVPADQAVMNTTSPHVIVGDEAFPLKRNLMRPFPRENLNFSKRIFNYRLSRCRRVAENAFSIYTQQWRVFQKPFQCKVELTDKIIKATAVLHNFLRSSINEHTSTSEITPESASDNDSSNAFSRMRKVGNNSTREAFEVRNKFMEYFLSEEGSVPWQADMVVNRR from the coding sequence ATGCAGCCTATCTTCGTGCCAGAACCAAACATGAACACTTGGATCAACATTGAGAAGGATTTCAACTCCAAATGGAATTTTCCCAATTGTATAGGTGCCATAAATGGTAAGCATGTGAACATTAGGGCACCACCAAACTCGGGATCACAGTTTTTCAACTATAAAAAAATTTTCTCTGTTGTTATTTTGGCCTTAGTGGATGCAAATTACAAATTTACCATCATAGACACAGGCTCCTATGgtaaaaatagtgatggtgcAATATTCAATCATAGTTTAATGGGTAAAAGGTTGATGAATAATTCCTTAGGTGTCCCTGCAGACCAGGCTGTAATGAATACCACATCGCCTCATGTCATTGTTGGCGATGAAGCATTCCCATTAAAAAGAAACCTGATGAGACCATTTCCAAGAGAGAACTTGAATTTTTCAAAGAGAATCTTCAATTACAGGCTTAGTAGATGTAGAAGGGTTGCTGAAAATGCATTTAGTATATACACTCAACAGTGGAGGGTATTCCAAAAACCATTCCAGTGCAAAGTAGAACTGACTGATAAAATCATTAAAGCAACAGCAGTGCTACACAACTTTCTAAGATCAAGTATTAATGAACACACTAGTACCTCTGAAATTACACCAGAATCTGCATCAGATAATGATAGTAGCAATGCTTTCTCTAGAATGAGAAAGGTAGGTAATAACTCCACCCGTGAGGCATTTGAAGTAcgaaacaaattcatggaataTTTTTTATCAGAGGAAGGTAGTGTTCCCTGGCAGGCAGATATGGTGGTCAATcgtcgatag